The sequence CGCGGAGCTGGGCCCCTTCTCGTTGTTGACTCGCGGGGATCAGCTGCCGGTGTTCGCGTTCACGACCCGCCCGGACGCGGGGTTCGACGTCTTCGACGTGTCGCGCCGCCTGCGCGAGCGGGGGTGGCTGGTGCCCGCGTACACGTTCCCGGAGAAGCGGACGGACCTGGCGGTGCTGCGGATCGTCGTCCGCAACGGCTTCACGCACGACCTCGCGGACCTGCTGCTGGCCGACCTGGAGCGGCTGCTCCCGGAGCTGGCGAAGGAGGGCGGCCACCCGAAGGACCCCGCGAAGGCGACCGCCTTCCACCACTAGTGCCACGCGTCAAGGTTGCTTGACACACGGGACACGCCCGGGTGGCAGAACGCCGGCCCGGCAACGGCAACCAAAGGTCTTGAATGAGTCATTCAGGACCTCCGAAGACCTGAATGACTCATTCAAGACGTTCGCACGTGGCCGCCGGCCGTCAACGAGCCTCGGACGCGCGACACTAGTGCCAGGACTTGGCCCGGGCGTACTGGTCGGGCCAGCGCACGTCGGCGCCGAGGACGTTCGCCGCGCGCAGTGGCCAGTGCGGGTCGCGCAATAGCGCGCGGGCCAGGAACACGACGTCGGCCTGGTCGTTCCGGACGATTTCCTCGGCCTGGTGCGGGTCGGTGATCATGCCGACCGCGCCGGTCGGGAGGCCGGCTTCGGCGCGGATCCGCTCGGCGAACGGCACCTGGTAGCCGGGGCCGACGGGGATGTCCGGCTTCGGGACGTTGCCGCCGGTCGAGGTGTCGATGAGGTCGATCCCGCGCTCGGCCAGGAGCTTCGCCAGCCGGACCGAGTCGTCGAGGGTCCAGCCGTGGTCCGCCCAGTCGGTGGCGCTCAGCCGGGCGAAGAGGGGAAGGCCGGTCGTCGCGCGGACCGCGTCGGCGATCTCCAGCGCGAGGCGCGTGCGGCCCTCGAAGTCGCCGCCGTAGCGGTCGGTGCGGGTGTTGGACAGCGGCGACAGGAACTGGTGGACGAGGTAGCCGTGCGCGAAGTGCAGCTCGAGCACGTCGAAGCCGGCGTTCTCCGCCCGGCGGGCCGCCTCGGCGAAGACTTCGGGGAGCGCGCTGACTTCGTCGGTGGTCAGCTCGCGCGGAGTGGCGTAGTCGCCGAACGCCGTCGCGGACGGACCGACGCTCTCCCAGCCCCCGTCCTCGGGCGCGACGCTGCCGGGCCCGTCCCAGGGCCGGTGCGTCGACCCCTTGCGCCCGGCGTGGGCGAGCTGCATGCCGATGGCGGTGTCCTGGCCGTGCACGAAGTCGACGATCCGGCGCCAGGCGTCCGCGTGCTCGTCGCTCCAGATGCCGGTGTCCTGCGGGCTGATCCGGCCTTCGGGGCTGACGGCGGTGGCTTCGGTCATGACGAGCCCGGCCCCGCCGGTGGCGAACTGACCGAGGTGGACGAGGTGCCAGTCACCGGGAAAGCCATCGGCGGCGGAGTACTGGCACATCGGAGACACCCAGACGCGGTTCGGCAGGGTCAGGCCGCGGACGGTGATCGGGCTGAAGAGTCGGCTCACCTCTGGGGCAACGACAGGTGCCGGTGGTCTCTTCCCGTGCCCTGCCCCAAGCGCCCCAATGTGGCGTTGGTTGCGTCCAGCGCACCCAATGTGGCGTTCGGTGCGTCAGACGCACCGAACGCCACATTGGGGCGCTCAGGCGACCAGGTACGTGCGCGGCGTCTCTTCCCGTCGCCAATGCCTCTACCGGCGGGTAACCTCGGCCCCATGGGTGTCGCTGCAGACGAACGCCAGGCCTTGAGCTTCCTCCTCCGCGAACTCGGGCCCGACGCGCCCACGTTGTGCGAAGGCTGGACGACCCGCGATCTCGCCGCGCACCTCGTCGTGCGCGAACACCGCCTCGACGCCGCGCCCGGGATCCTCATCCCCGCCCTCGCCGGGCACACGCAAAAGGTCCAAGACCGCTACGCCGCCAAGGCCTGGGGTGCCCTCGTCGAGCAGGTCAAGCAGGGCCCGTCCAAGTTCTGGCCCACCGCGATCGGCCCGCTCGACGAGCTGACCAACACCGCCGAGTTCCTCGTCCACCACGAGGACGTCCGGCGCGCGCAGCCCGGCTGGGAACCACGCCCGGCCGACGCCACGAGGGATGCCGCTGCCTGGCGGTCGGCGAAACAGGCCGCCAAGCTCAACCTCCGCAAGGCGCCAGTCGGCGTCACGCTCCGGACCACCACCGGGCAGGAGGCCGCCGTCAAGACCGGGCCCGATCCCGTCGCCGTGATCGGGGCGCCGGTCGATCTGCTGCTGTTCGTGTTCGGCCGCGACGCCGTGCACCTGGAGTTCGAAGGCGACGCGGCCGCCGTCACGAAGCTGCAGGCCGTGAACCGCGGACTCTGACCGAAACCCACCGGCCCACCGGCAGCGACACGACGATCGCGGCCAGCACCAGGTGCACGGCCATGAAAGCCACCGCGGCCGGCACGCTCGGCGGCCCGCCGAGGAACACGATCATGTGCGACGCCCACTTCAGCTCGGTCGGTTTCGTGCCCGCCGCCCAGACGTCGTTGAGCGCCCAGAACGTCAGGTCGTTCACGCCGGAGATCACCACGAGGATCGACGCGATCCCGACCTTCAGCACGTTCGCCGTCCGGCCGCCGCCGAGGCGGTAGGCCAGCAGCGCGAACAGCACGATGAACGTCGTCACGAACAGCTCGAACTGGTACACCGGCTGGAAGTCCTGGTCGGGCGAGCGCGCGAACCCCTGCACCCGCATCACCAGCTCGGTGTCCAAATAGGACATGTAGACGAAGACGGCGAACACGATCAACGCCGGCCCGAAGCGGCCGCGCGGGAACAGCGACACCGTCAGCACCGCGAAGACGAACGGGCACAGCTTGAACGCCCAGTCGCCGACGTTGTCCAGCGTCTGGTCCGGCGGCAGCACCACCATGATCAGCAGCGTGGTGACCACCGCCGGGACGGCGGCGACCAGCCACAGCCACTGCCGCCGCCGGTACAGGGCGGCGACCAGGCCGGGCGATTCCAAGAGCGTCACAGTTCCTTCTCCACCCAGAACGGTCCGAGGGCCAGCGCGTCGACGTCGGTCTTGAGGTAACACGCGATCGCGTCGGCCGGGCTGGCCACGATCGGCTCGTTGTTGTCGTTGAACGAGGTGTTGACGACCATCGGCACCCCGGTCAGCTTCTCGAACTCGCTGATCATCCGGTAGTACAGCGGGTTGTCCGCACGACTGACAGTCTGCACCCGCGCGGTGCCGTCGACGTGCGTGATCGCCGGGACCTCGGCGCGCTTGTCCGGCAGGACGTCGAACACCAGCAGCATCACCGGTGACGGGTAGTCGCTGACGAAGTACTCGCCCGCGCGCTCCTCCAGGCACGAAGGCGCGAACGGCCGGAACGCCTCGCGGTGCTTCACCTTCTCGTTCATCCGCGTCTTCGACTCGGGATCGCGCGGGTCGGCGACGAGCGACCGGTTGCCCAGCGCCCGCGGCCCGCACTCCATCCGGCCCTGCACCCAGCCGACGATCTTGCCCTCGGCCACCTTCGCCGCGGTGTGCGCCGCGATGTCGTCGACGCGCTCGTACTCGACGCCGGCGTCCTGCAGCGCCAGTTCCATCTCGGCCTCGGTGTAGTCGGGGCCGGTGTAGGTGTAGCCGTCGCGCGGGCGCGGCTTGCCGTACTTGGCGACCGAGACGTCCAAAGCCGCGCCGAGCGCGCAGCCGTCGTCGGCCGCCGCGGGCTGGGCGAAGAAGTCCTCGAACGGCGTCTCCAGCAGGATCCGCCCGTTCATGACGCTGTTCAGCGCGACCCCGCCGGCGACGCACAGCCGCTTCGAACCGGTCTCGCGCTGCAGCCAGCGCGCCAGGTGCAGGCCCGCTTCTTCGAGCGTCACCTGCAGGGCGTACGCGATGTCGCAGTAGTGCTGGGGAACGGGATTCGCAGCCGTGACGCGGGTTTTCGGCCGCGCCGGGCCGAAGGCGTCGGTGAACTTCCGGGACATCACGTGCTTGCCGGTGCGGTGGTGGCCGAACCAGCTCAGGTCGAGTTCGAAGCCGCCGTCGTCGTCGAGGTGGATGAGCTGCTTGAACGCGTCGACGTAGGTGTCCTCGCCCAGCGGCGCCAGGCCCATGATCTTGCCTTCGTCGCGGGTCGGGAAGAAGCCGAGGTAGCCGGTGACGCCCGCGTACATCGCGCCGAGCGAGTGCGGGAACTTGATCCGGCGCAGGTCGACGATCTTGTTCCCGCGGCCGTGCGCGAGGTAGGTCGCCGTGCCGTCGCTGCCGATGCCGTCGAACGTCATGACCGCCGACTCGTCCCACGGCGAGATGAAGTACCCGCTGGCCGCGTGCGCGCGGTGGTGGTCCACGAGGTGGGTCTTGAACTTCGTCGGCCCGGTCCAGCCGACGGCTTCCTTGACGTCGTTCGCCAGCGTGTAGGACCGCTTGATGTGGGCCAGAACCGCGCCGCCGACGTGGTAGTCGTCGTGGCCGGAGCCGCCCCCGGTCCGGAAGGTGTCGACCATGCCCGCGGACTTGCCGCCCTCGTCGCCGTTGGCGTTGCGGAAGACGTCCAGCGTGCCGGGGAAGTACCGCGCGAACACCTTGGCCGCGTGGATGCCTTCCTTCCAGCGCTGCCAGTAGTAGGCCACGTGGTCGACGTCGGCCAGGGTGATCCCGGCGCGCTCCAGGCAGAACTTGATGGCCTCGGCGGGGAAGCCGCCGTCGTGCTTCACGCGCGTGAAGCGTTCTTCCTCGGCGAACGCGATGATCTCGCCGTCGCGCACGAGTGCCGCCGCCGAGTCGTGCACCCGGCTGATGCCCAGTACGTACATGATCTCTCCCAGTGGTTCAGAATCGGCGGACCAGGCGCCGCAGGACGGCCGCCTTCACCGCGAGCGCGAGGACGAGCGCGGCGAACCCGCCGACCGGCCCGAGGACGGGGACGAGCAGCGCCGCGGCGACGGCGGTGGCGACGAGCGACACGACGGCGGTGCCGGACGTCAGCGTCAGCACCTTGCTGTTGGTGTTTTCGATGAGGAAGCCCGCGTACAGCCCGGTCGCGTACAACGCCGTCTCGACGAGCACGAGCACCCCGAGGACGACGTAGGCGTCTTCGGCGGTGAGCAGGGCGCGGGTCCCGGGGATGGCGAGACCCGCGCCGAGCACGAGGACCACGCCGATCCCGGCGCGTTCGACCAGCCGCAGCAGTGAAACCGCCCGCGCCCGCCCGGCCGCCGCGCCCGTGCCGCGCATCCGCCGTGACGCCGCCGGCTGGTGCAGCTTGAGCTGGTAGTACAGCAGCGAGCAGAACGCGCTCGACACCAGCAGCGCCAGGTAGAACGGGCCGCTGTCGGTGGTCCGGCCGGACAGCGCGAGCACCGCGAACACGACCGACGTCGAGATGACGTCGAGCAGTTCGGTCAGGCCGAGCAGGACGGTGCTGCGGCCGAACGCGGGCAGCAGCCGGTGTCCGGGGACACCGCCACCCCGCAGCCACGGGCGCGGCAGCAGGGCGACCGAGGTACCGAGGATGACGAGGATCCCGCCCAGCAGCATCGCCAGGTGCGTCTCGGGCGGCCAGCGCACCGCCCACGTCACGCACGTCACGACGCCGACCACGACCGAGCCCGCGGCGAACGCCAGCGCGTCCAAAGTGGACTTGTCACGCAGCCGGTGCAGGCCGGACACGGTCATCAGCAGCCCGCCGGAGATTGACCAGGCCGCCGCCGTCAGGTACAGCGCCGCGTCCGAGCGCGGAGCCACCACCAGCGCGACGGCCGTCGCCACCAGCACCGCCAGCACGGGCACCGCGGCCAGCCGGACCGCGAGCGCCGCGACGGCGTCCCGGGTCCGGTGCAGCCGCGGCAGGCTCTTCAACGCCGACTTCTCCGCCGCGGCCGGCACGAAGTTGAGCCAGGTCATCAGGCCCAGCGCGTTCGCGAAGCGCCCGTAGTCGCGGGCGCCCCACGCCGTGATCAGGACCAGCCCCATCACCTGGACCGACAGCCGGAAAACCCCGCGGCCGGCGAGCAGCCGCAGCACCACCGCCGGTCGCGGCGGGGCCGCGACCGGCGAAGCGGCGGAGGGCGCGGTCACGGCAGGGGTACCGCCATGTCCTGGTCGTGGAGCAGGAACTTCAGCGTGCCGCGGACGGCGTTCTCCGCCGTGAGCAGCTCCGGCACCGAGCCGGCGGTGAGCACGACGTACCCGAGCTTGTGCCCCGCCTGTTCGTACGGCCGGACGAACGAACCCTCGTCGGCGAACAGGTGCAGCCCGACCAGACCCGGCATCGCGCGCACGTCGTCGATACCGTCCACTCGGGACAGGTGACCGCCGCGGTCGGACGCGAGGATGTGCACCAGGGTCGGCTTCGGCTCGTGCAGGTCCAGCGTGACCTCGCCGCCGGTGGCCGCGGCGATCCCCGCGCCGATCAGGTCGGCGCCGTGGCAGTGCGCGATCGCCTCGGCGAGCCCGTTGCCGCCCATCCGCGCGCCCATTTCGACGAGGTACAGCCGCCCGTCCCGGCCCAGGACGGCGTCCAGCGTCAGCGGTCCGGTCCGGTAGCCGAGCTCGGTGCAGATCCGGTCGAGGGCTTCGATCAGGCCCAGCTCGACGTCGGCGGGCAGCTCGGCGGGCAGCAGGTGCGACGACGTCACGAAGAACGGCGGCGGCGTCAGCACGCGTTCGGTGACGGCGTGGAAGACGATCCGGCCGTCGACGACCAGCGCCTCGATGGTGAAGTGCGAACCGTCGAGGTGCTCCTCCACGACCAGTCGCCCGGACGGCGAGAACGCGAGCGACTCGGTGAACGCCTTGGTCAGCAGGCCGGGGCCGGGGCACGAGACGACCCCGCGGCTGCCGGAGGAGTCGACCGGCTTGACGAGCGCGGGGAACCGCAGCTGCTGCGCGGCGTGCACGAGCTCCGGGCCCGGGCGGCCGTCGACGCTGCGGTAGCTGGGCAGGGCCAGGTGGTCGCACAGCGCGCGGAACACGGACTTGTCCGTCGACGCCCGGACCGCGTACTCGGGCAGCGGATCCGGGAGCCCCCAGTGCCGGGTCAGCCACGCCAGCGCGGGCAGGCCGACGTCGCTGGCCGGGCACAGCACGCCCGCGAGGTCGCGGCGGCCCTCCAGCGCCGCCGCGATCTGCTCCGGTGCCCGGACGCTGACCTGCAGGAACTCGTCCGCGTACGCCACCGCCGGCGCGCCGGGCCGGACGTCGACGCAGATCGTGCGGAACCCCAGTTCCCGCGCCCGCTCGTAGGTGCTGACCGAACCGTCCGCGCCCCCGAGGATCACCAGGGTTCTCGCGGGGTCCTTCTTCGAACTCGTCACGCCGAAACGCCTTTCCCCAGTTGCACATCGATGAGCCGGGGACCCGCCGGGTCCGCCGGGGTGAAGAGCCGGTCCTCGGCGTCGACGACGACGTTCGCTTCCCGGACGTAGAACTGCCGCGGCCGCGGCTGACCCGCGCCGACCACGACGAGGTAGCGCACGGTCAGCGACGCCACCAGCAGCAGGACCGCGAGCAGCGCGAACAGCAGCGTCGCGGTGACCCCGGCGCCGAGCAGGCCGAACGCCGCCGCGCCGCCGGCGAGCACCGCGATCCCCGCGGCCAGCAACGCCGTCGCGGACGCCGCGGTCGTGAGCCGCCGGGTGAACCCGACGAAGAGTTCGATGGCGTGCGAAGCCAGGAACCCGAAGCCCACTTTGGACTCGCCGCGCTCGCGGGCCCGGTGCGCGACCTGGACGCAGGTGTACCGGCTGGTCAGCCGGGGGACCGTGGCCAGGAAGTACGGCGTGCCGAGCCGCAGGTCGACGATCTTGCGGGCCAGTTCCGCGCGGACCAGCCGGAACGCCGTGGCGCCCGGCGGGATCTCGATGCGCAGCACGCGCCGGCCGAGGAAGTGGAACGCGGCGGTGCCCCACCGCCGCAGCCGCGGGTCCTGGCGGTTCGTGCGGACGCCGAAGACCGCGTCGTTGCCCTGCTCGGCCGCCGCGACGAGCTTCTCCGCCTCGGCGGCGGGGAACTGCTGGTCGGCGTCGACGTGCAGGACCCACGGTTGCGACGCGTAGCGGTAGCCGGCCGAGAAAGCGGCCTCGAAACCGAAGTTCCGGGAAAAGGACAAATACCGCACGCGCGGGTCCGCGGCCGCGAGCGCGCGGATCTTGTCCAGCGTTCCGTCGACGCTCCCGTCGTCGACGTAAAACAGTTCCAGCGAATAGTGGCCTAGTTCGTTGGTTATTTCCCGATAGGACGGTTCTATGTTGTCGACTTCGTTGAAGCACGGAATGACTACGGTGAGTCCACTGTGGGCCGGCCCCGGGAAAGGGGTGGTCATCTGCCCTGCTCAGGTGGGTGTACCGAATTCGTGTCCGCGCGGTCACCGACAGTGTGAATTGTGATCATGAATCCCCCAGCCGGATCCGGTAAGGCCGCTTGCCGATTGCGGTGTGGCGGGAGTTATAAGCAGATGGATCGGGAAACGGCGACGGTACTTCTACGAATTCCACCGTTCAGCCCCAGACCAAAGTAGTAACCCATCCGGCATTCGGGGTGACCTGACGGCCAGGTCCTTCCCCGCGGGCCGGTCGGTGGCGCAGACTCCCCGGCCATGTGGAATCTGGGGGCGGGGGTCGTGTGGCGTGCCGCCTACGTCCGGGCGGTGCGCTCGGCGTTCGCGACGGTGCCGTTCTACCGCGAGCGCTGGGCGCTCGACGGCCGGGAGGACCCGGTCGTGGTGCCCGGGCGCACCGGGACGAACGGCGGCGCGGCACCCCTCGCGGAAGCCGTGCACAAACTGGTCGACCTCGTGCCGCTCGCCGGCGGCGCCCGGCGGCCCGAGCCGGCGCGCGGGCTCGGGCGGGTCCTGCGGACGGCCCGGCGGCCCGGTCCGGGCAGCCTGGTCGTCCTGCTGGGCCCCGACGACCTGCGCCCGCCCACCGACCTGCCGAAGGGCGTCCGGGGCTGTGTCGCCGATCCGGACGCGCCTAGCGCCTCGGTGCTGCGCGAGGTCGCGGCCGTGCTGGACCGCGGGCGCCGCGTGCTCGCCGTCGGCGACGACAAGGCGATCGCGGCGTTCACCGAGGACCACCGCGTCGAGGCCGTGCCGCACCGCGAGCTCGATTC is a genomic window of Amycolatopsis lexingtonensis containing:
- a CDS encoding NADH:flavin oxidoreductase/NADH oxidase, with amino-acid sequence MSRLFSPITVRGLTLPNRVWVSPMCQYSAADGFPGDWHLVHLGQFATGGAGLVMTEATAVSPEGRISPQDTGIWSDEHADAWRRIVDFVHGQDTAIGMQLAHAGRKGSTHRPWDGPGSVAPEDGGWESVGPSATAFGDYATPRELTTDEVSALPEVFAEAARRAENAGFDVLELHFAHGYLVHQFLSPLSNTRTDRYGGDFEGRTRLALEIADAVRATTGLPLFARLSATDWADHGWTLDDSVRLAKLLAERGIDLIDTSTGGNVPKPDIPVGPGYQVPFAERIRAEAGLPTGAVGMITDPHQAEEIVRNDQADVVFLARALLRDPHWPLRAANVLGADVRWPDQYARAKSWH
- a CDS encoding TIGR03085 family metal-binding protein, translating into MGVAADERQALSFLLRELGPDAPTLCEGWTTRDLAAHLVVREHRLDAAPGILIPALAGHTQKVQDRYAAKAWGALVEQVKQGPSKFWPTAIGPLDELTNTAEFLVHHEDVRRAQPGWEPRPADATRDAAAWRSAKQAAKLNLRKAPVGVTLRTTTGQEAAVKTGPDPVAVIGAPVDLLLFVFGRDAVHLEFEGDAAAVTKLQAVNRGL
- a CDS encoding carbamoyltransferase; this encodes MYVLGISRVHDSAAALVRDGEIIAFAEEERFTRVKHDGGFPAEAIKFCLERAGITLADVDHVAYYWQRWKEGIHAAKVFARYFPGTLDVFRNANGDEGGKSAGMVDTFRTGGGSGHDDYHVGGAVLAHIKRSYTLANDVKEAVGWTGPTKFKTHLVDHHRAHAASGYFISPWDESAVMTFDGIGSDGTATYLAHGRGNKIVDLRRIKFPHSLGAMYAGVTGYLGFFPTRDEGKIMGLAPLGEDTYVDAFKQLIHLDDDGGFELDLSWFGHHRTGKHVMSRKFTDAFGPARPKTRVTAANPVPQHYCDIAYALQVTLEEAGLHLARWLQRETGSKRLCVAGGVALNSVMNGRILLETPFEDFFAQPAAADDGCALGAALDVSVAKYGKPRPRDGYTYTGPDYTEAEMELALQDAGVEYERVDDIAAHTAAKVAEGKIVGWVQGRMECGPRALGNRSLVADPRDPESKTRMNEKVKHREAFRPFAPSCLEERAGEYFVSDYPSPVMLLVFDVLPDKRAEVPAITHVDGTARVQTVSRADNPLYYRMISEFEKLTGVPMVVNTSFNDNNEPIVASPADAIACYLKTDVDALALGPFWVEKEL
- a CDS encoding ATP-grasp domain-containing protein, producing MTSSKKDPARTLVILGGADGSVSTYERARELGFRTICVDVRPGAPAVAYADEFLQVSVRAPEQIAAALEGRRDLAGVLCPASDVGLPALAWLTRHWGLPDPLPEYAVRASTDKSVFRALCDHLALPSYRSVDGRPGPELVHAAQQLRFPALVKPVDSSGSRGVVSCPGPGLLTKAFTESLAFSPSGRLVVEEHLDGSHFTIEALVVDGRIVFHAVTERVLTPPPFFVTSSHLLPAELPADVELGLIEALDRICTELGYRTGPLTLDAVLGRDGRLYLVEMGARMGGNGLAEAIAHCHGADLIGAGIAAATGGEVTLDLHEPKPTLVHILASDRGGHLSRVDGIDDVRAMPGLVGLHLFADEGSFVRPYEQAGHKLGYVVLTAGSVPELLTAENAVRGTLKFLLHDQDMAVPLP
- a CDS encoding glycosyltransferase family 2 protein; protein product: MTTPFPGPAHSGLTVVIPCFNEVDNIEPSYREITNELGHYSLELFYVDDGSVDGTLDKIRALAAADPRVRYLSFSRNFGFEAAFSAGYRYASQPWVLHVDADQQFPAAEAEKLVAAAEQGNDAVFGVRTNRQDPRLRRWGTAAFHFLGRRVLRIEIPPGATAFRLVRAELARKIVDLRLGTPYFLATVPRLTSRYTCVQVAHRARERGESKVGFGFLASHAIELFVGFTRRLTTAASATALLAAGIAVLAGGAAAFGLLGAGVTATLLFALLAVLLLVASLTVRYLVVVGAGQPRPRQFYVREANVVVDAEDRLFTPADPAGPRLIDVQLGKGVSA